Proteins from a genomic interval of Anolis sagrei isolate rAnoSag1 chromosome 1, rAnoSag1.mat, whole genome shotgun sequence:
- the GJA10 gene encoding gap junction alpha-10 protein gives MTMGDWNLLGSILEEVHIHSTIVGKIWLTILFIFRMLVLGVAAEDVWDDEQAEFICNTEQPGCSNICYDKAFPISLIRYWVLQVIFVSSPSLVYMGHALYRLRALEKERQRKKAYLKAQLEEIEPTIEDHRRIERELRKLEEQKKVNKAPLRGALLCTYILHILTRSVLEVGFMVGQYLLYGFQMYPLYKCTRPPCPNTVDCFVSRPTEKTIFMVFMHTIAAVSLFLNVLEIFHLGIKKIKNTLCGRLKEDLVAPDEDANFSNSKKNSVIQQVCIMSNSSPQSSFKFMSEQQGGLPSYLNPEDGYNPAGQNQNVESQWCSNQRSRSSQHQDQIHQAYRHLDHPNEGNQQHNRHLPRHPPNLMPHRHDHQHQNGSSSSEDMQKAPQQGANNYRKNEQHVVEHSKASQHGTKAPVVSSHTESPQAVLRKQNRVAACKDLGDDRCDSPDSGPYQNRKSSFLSRVLSQSHLDTDSETSDSRNGSGSDAKRRGDSSPPNTPPLSSTTGRRMSMASRPKRPSYYTLLV, from the coding sequence ATGACTATGGGGGACTGGAACCTGCTGGGCAGTATCCTAGAAGAAGTTCACATCCATTCCACCATCGTGGGCAAAATTTGGCTCACCATCCTTTTCATATTCCGGATGTTGGTTCTCGGTGTTGCTGCTGAAGATGTCTGGGATGATGAGCAAGCAGAGTTCATCTGCAACACCGAGCAGCCCGGTTGCAGCAACATCTGTTACGACAAAGCTTTTCCCATCTCTCTGATCCGTTATTGGGTGCTACAAGTGATATTTGTCTCATCCCCTTCCCTGGTTTACATGGGGCATGCACTTTACAGACTTCGGGCCCTCGAGAAAGAGAGGCAACGGAAGAAAGCCTACCTCAAAGCCCAGCTAGAGGAGATCGAGCCTACAATAGAAGATCATCGGAGGATAGAAAGAGAGCTGAGAAAGTTAGAAGAACAAAAGAAAGTCAACAAGGCACCCTTGAGAGGAGCCTTGCTATGTACCTATATCCTGCATATCTTGACCCGATCAGTCTTAGAAGTAGGCTTTATGGTGGGTCAATATCTTTTATATGGCTTTCAGATGTATCCGCTGTATAAATGTACCCGTCCCCCTTGTCCTAACACAGTGGATTGTTTTGTATCCAGACCAACTGAGAAGACCATCTTCATGGTTTTCATGCACACCATTGCAGCTGTTTCTCTCTTTTTGAATGTTCTGGAGATCTTCCATCTGGGGATTAAGAAGATTAAAAATACTCTTTGTGGGAGGCTAAAGGAGGATCTTGTAGCTCCTGATGAAGATGCTAACTTTTCCAACTCTAAGAAAAACTCAGTAATACAACAGGTTTGCATCATGTCAAACTCATCTCCCCAAAGCAGTTTTAAATTTATGTCAGAGCAACAAGGAGGGCTGCCATCTTACTTGAATCCAGAAGATGGATACAATCCTGCAGGACAGAATCAAAATGTAGAGTCACAGTGGTGTAGCAACCAAAGAAGTAGGTCCAGTCAGCACCAGGACCAAATCCACCAGGCCTACAGACATCTCGATCATCCCAATGAAGGTAACCAGCAACATAATAGACATCTCCCTAGACACCCCCCAAACCTTATGCCTCATCGACATGACCACCAACATCAAAATGGATCTTCCAGCAGTGAGGATATGCAGAAGGCACCACAGCAGGGAGCAAACAACTATCGAAAAAATGAACAACATGTAGTGGAACATTCCAAGGCTTCTCAACATGGCACAAAAGCTCCTGTTGTCTCCAGTCATACGGAGAGCCCACAAGCTGTTCTTCGGAAGCAAAACCGGGTGGCGGCTTGCAAGGACTTGGGAGATGATCGTTGTGATTCTCCAGATAGTGGGCCTTATCAGAACCGTAAGTCAAGTTTTTTGTCCAGGGTACTGTCCCAGAGCCACTTGGACACCGACTCAGAGACTTCAGACTCACGGAATGGCTCTGGTTCAGATGCTAAACGCAGAGGTGACAGCAGTCCTCCCAACACACCGCCTCTTTCTTCCACTACTGGACGCAGAATGTCAATGGCAAGTAGACCCAAGCGGCCTTCCTACTATACCCTGCTAGTGTGA